The following are from one region of the Synechococcus sp. CBW1108 genome:
- a CDS encoding potassium channel family protein: MSWKQARWLLLAGGAAAGILLSSYPTTPQLSRCPEIGSLPGIVLGMFMATTIIHTLVTSIQSDFVHSKRLSNWRSTSSIRCHLLIAIGALITAGTLFLEILLWAWVYRHVGAIQSLEESLYFSGITFTTVGYGDVTLAKRWQLLSVGEALNGVLMAGWSAAQLIFLVQRMMIFSVQTEGAKPDCPPPISSHHPFAPLGPVARPMEER, encoded by the coding sequence ATGAGCTGGAAACAAGCGAGATGGCTGCTACTGGCCGGAGGAGCAGCGGCCGGGATCCTCTTAAGCAGCTATCCAACGACACCCCAGCTCTCGCGCTGCCCTGAGATCGGCAGCCTCCCTGGCATCGTGCTGGGAATGTTCATGGCCACAACGATCATCCATACATTGGTGACGTCCATACAGTCCGACTTTGTGCACTCAAAACGTCTCAGCAATTGGCGCTCAACAAGCAGCATTCGCTGCCACTTGCTGATTGCCATTGGAGCACTCATTACAGCAGGCACATTATTCCTAGAGATCCTTCTATGGGCCTGGGTCTACCGCCACGTCGGCGCGATTCAAAGCCTAGAAGAAAGTTTGTATTTCTCGGGCATTACATTCACAACAGTTGGCTATGGAGACGTCACCCTGGCCAAACGCTGGCAATTATTAAGCGTGGGAGAAGCCTTGAACGGGGTCTTGATGGCCGGGTGGAGCGCCGCCCAACTGATATTCCTCGTCCAGAGGATGATGATCTTTAGCGTACAAACTGAAGGGGCAAAGCCAGATTGCCCCCCCCCAATCTCAAGCCATCATCCATTTGCCCCGCTGGGACCAGTCGCGCGACCGATGGAAGAGAGATAA
- a CDS encoding AEC family transporter → MTEVLLALGLIALVGSLLRYLFPDLDVEAALRTIGMLVLNVFLPALVFRVICSVPTGVEMVQIPLVRGISVACCLALAVLLFHPLGLRSEEKGALILASAFGNVTYLGLAVLQGLFPSLSLQVAKVAILSEVTTTPLNLSVGVALGESFSGKPRSGVLRQAFRAVATMPALWAIVLALSWTASGVPVPGFLMEATRILGNTVTGLMMLSLGMGLRYRRIHQPLPLLLASAIKLLVSPLVVLAAASWIGLQQPYLQAVVLEGAMPTQLLTFVIADRVGLDVERLAVCILINTAASFVTIPLLNGWLFG, encoded by the coding sequence ATGACTGAGGTTCTGCTGGCCCTCGGACTGATTGCGCTGGTCGGCAGCCTGCTGCGTTACCTGTTCCCCGATCTCGATGTGGAGGCCGCACTCAGAACCATCGGCATGCTGGTGCTGAACGTGTTTCTGCCGGCCCTGGTGTTTCGGGTGATCTGCAGCGTGCCGACCGGAGTCGAAATGGTTCAGATCCCGCTGGTAAGGGGGATCAGCGTGGCGTGCTGCCTGGCTCTAGCGGTGCTGCTCTTTCACCCCCTGGGGCTGCGTTCCGAAGAAAAGGGAGCCCTGATTCTCGCCAGCGCCTTCGGCAATGTCACCTACCTGGGGCTGGCGGTGCTGCAGGGGCTATTCCCTTCGCTCTCCCTGCAGGTCGCGAAGGTGGCCATCCTCAGCGAGGTGACCACCACACCCCTCAATCTCAGCGTGGGAGTGGCACTGGGCGAGAGCTTCAGCGGCAAGCCGCGCAGCGGGGTGCTGCGGCAGGCCTTCCGGGCCGTGGCCACGATGCCGGCGCTCTGGGCCATCGTTCTGGCCCTGTCCTGGACCGCCAGTGGCGTGCCGGTGCCGGGCTTTCTGATGGAAGCCACGCGGATTCTCGGTAACACCGTCACCGGGTTGATGATGCTGTCGCTCGGCATGGGGCTGCGCTACCGACGCATCCACCAACCATTGCCGCTGCTGCTGGCCAGTGCCATCAAGTTACTGGTGTCACCGCTGGTGGTGCTTGCCGCAGCCAGCTGGATCGGCCTGCAGCAGCCATACCTACAGGCCGTGGTGCTGGAGGGGGCCATGCCCACCCAGCTGCTCACCTTCGTGATCGCCGATCGGGTCGGTCTGGATGTGGAGCGTCTGGCGGTCTGCATCCTGATCAACACCGCCGCGTCGTTCGTGACGATCCCGCTGCTCAATGGCTGGCTATTCGGTTGA